The Acidobacteriota bacterium genome contains the following window.
TCGAGCATCGTGAGATTCGCGTGAACTTTTTTGTAATTTTTAGTTTTCGCGAATTTTTACCAAAAATCCGACCGAAAAAGTGTGAATCGATTCACACTTTTTTGTGAATCGACGCCCTACCCTCGATAAACAGCCACTTCCAGCGATGCCCTTACCGTCCGCGACAGCCGAAAACGTCATCGAATTGGTAGAGGTAGATCACCACATTCGTGTCAAAATTCCCCGGATTGGTAGAGGTAAATGCTGGATTGGTCGAATGTGTTTTCTGCCTCCAAAATGCCCATTTTCGATCCGTTTCGGTCAGATGAAGCCTTAGCTGCCGATATTTTGAGATGGGTGCCGAGATGGGCCCGAAATGCCGCGGAGATCGGACCAAGATGGGATGCGTTCATGACAGAAGTGATCGCGCTTGTCACCGCCGCATCAGGCTCTCGTTTCAGTTCAGCGTTATCTCAATGGTATAAGCGGCTCTGCTCATGGTGTTTTCGGACGCGTCGTAGACCTGAACGCTGTATTCGCCGCCCACGGGAAGCTGGCCGGTCCATTCGATGGAACGCTTGTCGTTTGGCAAGATCGCGTCCTCGTCCGGGCCGAGGGTTTTTGTTTCATACACTGCTACGTAAGCGTCGCTGTCGGCTGTGATCAGTTTTACGGTGATATAGCGTCCCTTTTTAGCCGAGAAAACGTACGCATCGTAATCGAACTCACGCGGCAGCTTGCCTCGAAAGGTCATCTTGCCTTTTCCTTTCGGAAACAAAACGCGTTTTTCGACCGTCGCCCCATAGATCTCCTGCGGAAAGATCGTTGTTAAGGCCAGCGACATGATCAGTAGGATTTTCGTGATGATATCTCGCATAATTCTTACTCCTTTCCGGCGTATAAAGCCTCTCAGGTAGAAAGGCGTGAACTCGAGGCGTAAAGTATCAATAGAGGTTTGTATGAATTCTGAAGATGAGCTCGTGCCCGATCCGCGTGCGAGAACGCGGGAGTTACAGGAAGAATTTGCAAAACGCGGCGATGTGACCGGCTGGTTTGAGGCTCTTTACAAGGAATCAGCTGGGAATAACGATCTGATCCCGTGGGCAGATCTGACGCCGAACAAGTATTTCAGAGCGTGGGCTGAATCGACCGCGTTAGCGGGCAATGGAAGAACGGCGTTGGTCGTCGGCTGCGGGCTGGGCGACGATGCCCGATATTTGCTCGATCTGGGATTCAAGGTGACGGCCTTCGACATCTCGCCGACCGCGATCGAGTGGGCGAAAAAGCTGCACGGCGACACTGATATCGTTTTCGAAACATGCGATCTGTTCGAGCCATTTCGCGGCTGGCTCGGGGCTTTTGAATTTGTGCTGGAGATCTACACCATCCAGCCGCTGCCGCTCGAAATGCGGCCGCAGGTGGTCGATGCGATCGCGGGATTTGTTGCGCAAAACGGAAAACTAGTTGTTGTCACGCGCGGCCGCGAAGACGACGTCGAGCCAGATATTCTTCCGTGGCCGATGTCGCGCAGAGATCTTTCGCGTTTCAAACACAACGGGTTGACACAAACTGATTTTGTCGAAATGCCGGGGGAGGAAGGTGAGCCGCCGCGATTCATTATCGAATATGTTCGCAATGGATAAAATATTCAGCCGAAAATCGAACTTCTTGCCAAAAATCGCTCTTTCAAACTGCAGCAAACCAGATCGCAAAGCTCAAAAATGGATTCATCCGCGATCCTATAATATACCGTGTTTCCTTGCTGGCGTTTCGCAACAAGGCCCTCGTTCTGTAGGATCCTTAAGTGTTTGCTCACGTTCGGTTGGGTCGACTCTACAGCTTTCGTGACATCTGTCACGCTCGCCTCACCGTTTTCCAGATATTGTAGTATCTCGAGGCGAATGGGTTCGGCGAGAACCTTAAATCTAGCGGCCACCAACCCTACCGTTTCACCTTTCATTTTTTGATGATCCTTCATTTTTTCTTTTGACAATATAACGATATAGTTATATGCTCATATATGAAGTGAGTATATTACTTAATACGAGGAATTTCAACAATAATGATCAAACAGGCCACTGTACAGGAAATAAATGAGCTCTTGGACACCGGCGGCGAATGCCAAGTGATAGATGTACGCGAGTTTTCGGAGTTCAACAGCGAGCGGATCGCCGATGCTCAGTTCATGCCGCTCTCAAATTTTGAGAAGCATGAGGCGGAGATCGATCATACGAAACCGGTCTATCTGATGTGCCGTTCCGGCAATCGAGCCAACCAAGCCGCCGAAAGGTTGATGAAGAAGGGGTTTACGGACATTCATGTCATACAGGGTGGTATGACGGCCTGGTCGGGAGCAAACCTGCCTATCGTAAAGGGCGGATCGACGGTATGGTCGCTAGAACGTCAAGTGCGATTTGCTGCGGGTCTATTTGTGGTGGCGGGTATTCTTCTGAGTGTTTTCCTTTCGCCGTACGTGATCGTCGTTTCGGCTCTCGTTGGAGCCGGCCTGATGTTCTCGGCAGCCACGGATACATGCGCTATGGGAATGATCCTCGCGAGAATGCCATGGAACAGGGCTCCTGCTGCGTGTGAAGCTCCAGCCCAGGCGAAATAGGAATTAGAATGTCTGCATTATTTATCATTGGATTAATATTGAGCGCGGTCATCGGCTTGTCGCTCGGCCTGATAGGCGGTGGCGGATCGATCTTGACGGTTCCGATACTGGTTTACCTTCTTGGTGTCGGCCCGCATGAGGCGGTTGGAATGTCGCTTGCCGTGGTGGGCGCGACGAGTATCCTTGGCTCGTATCTGCATTGGCGGAGGGATAACGTAGACCTTTCAAGCGGGCTGCTATTCGGTCTCTCGGGAATTGTCGGAGCGTTCATCGGTTCGCCTTTAACAAAGCTTGTTTCAGCGGAGGTTTTGCTCTTGATCTTTGGACTCTTGATGTTTGTCGTAGCCATATCGATGATTTGGCGGCGAAATCACGCGATCAGCGACAAACCGCATAAGGCGCATCCATTTCAGGGGATCTTTGCCGGATTGGGCGTCGGCGTATTGACCGGGTTTCTCGGGGTTGGCGGCGGATTTTTGATCGTCCCGGCACTGGTTTTTTTCGGCGGGCTGGATATGAAAAAGGCGATAGGAACATCGCTGTTCGTTATTTTCCTGAATTGCGCCGCGGGACTTATCGGCCATATGAGTCAGAGCGTTTTTGATTGGACGATCACTATAGAAGTGATGGCTCTAGCGGTTGGCGGAGCGTTCGTCGGCACGATGCTGTCGCATCGGATCCCGGCCGCTCGTCTGCAGAGTATGTTCGCAGTCCTCGTTTTGGGAGTGGCCGCTTTTCTGGTGGTCAAAAACTACTCTGTAATCTTTTAGAATTGATAAGATAGGAATATTGGAGAAAGAGTTATGTATTTTAAGCAATTTTATTTAGGTTGTCTCTCGCACGCTTCTTACTATATTGGCTCCGGCACGGAAGCCGCGATCATCGATCCACAGCGTGACGTGCAGCAGTATATTGAAGAAGCCGCGTCACACGGCCAACAGATCAAATATATAATCGAGACGCATTCGCACGCTGATTTTGTAAGCGGACACGTCGAACTTGCGGCGAAGACCGGAGCAGAGATCGTTTATGGTCAGCGGGCGAATACGCAATTTCCAACCCATAAGGTCAGCGATGGTGATGAATTGCATGTCGGAGCTATCGCTCTGAAATTCCTTGAGACGCCCGGCCATACGCCGGAAGGTATAACGATCGTC
Protein-coding sequences here:
- a CDS encoding class I SAM-dependent methyltransferase, with translation MNSEDELVPDPRARTRELQEEFAKRGDVTGWFEALYKESAGNNDLIPWADLTPNKYFRAWAESTALAGNGRTALVVGCGLGDDARYLLDLGFKVTAFDISPTAIEWAKKLHGDTDIVFETCDLFEPFRGWLGAFEFVLEIYTIQPLPLEMRPQVVDAIAGFVAQNGKLVVVTRGREDDVEPDILPWPMSRRDLSRFKHNGLTQTDFVEMPGEEGEPPRFIIEYVRNG
- a CDS encoding winged helix-turn-helix transcriptional regulator, with amino-acid sequence MKDHQKMKGETVGLVAARFKVLAEPIRLEILQYLENGEASVTDVTKAVESTQPNVSKHLRILQNEGLVAKRQQGNTVYYRIADESIFELCDLVCCSLKERFLARSSIFG
- a CDS encoding rhodanese-like domain-containing protein; this translates as MIKQATVQEINELLDTGGECQVIDVREFSEFNSERIADAQFMPLSNFEKHEAEIDHTKPVYLMCRSGNRANQAAERLMKKGFTDIHVIQGGMTAWSGANLPIVKGGSTVWSLERQVRFAAGLFVVAGILLSVFLSPYVIVVSALVGAGLMFSAATDTCAMGMILARMPWNRAPAACEAPAQAK
- a CDS encoding sulfite exporter TauE/SafE family protein; the encoded protein is MSALFIIGLILSAVIGLSLGLIGGGGSILTVPILVYLLGVGPHEAVGMSLAVVGATSILGSYLHWRRDNVDLSSGLLFGLSGIVGAFIGSPLTKLVSAEVLLLIFGLLMFVVAISMIWRRNHAISDKPHKAHPFQGIFAGLGVGVLTGFLGVGGGFLIVPALVFFGGLDMKKAIGTSLFVIFLNCAAGLIGHMSQSVFDWTITIEVMALAVGGAFVGTMLSHRIPAARLQSMFAVLVLGVAAFLVVKNYSVIF